Proteins found in one Tsukamurella paurometabola DSM 20162 genomic segment:
- a CDS encoding HAD family hydrolase, whose amino-acid sequence MSLPSAVLFDMDGTLLDSEKLWDIAVAEFTRTLGTEITAEAREATLGNATADSLRTIFDFAEVPEPERDYIAAEKWVSDRVVQLFDGGIPWQPGARDTLDLLAEAGVPLVLVTNTIREITEHALGTLGRERFVGTVCGDEIPNPKPAADPYLRGAELAGVPASECIAVEDSPTGARSALAAGCAVFTVGPNPVADGAHHLGTLAGAGLQTFSR is encoded by the coding sequence ATGAGTCTTCCCTCCGCGGTCCTGTTCGACATGGACGGAACCCTCCTGGATTCTGAGAAGCTGTGGGACATAGCGGTTGCCGAATTCACCCGCACGCTGGGCACTGAGATCACCGCCGAGGCGCGGGAGGCGACCCTCGGTAACGCCACAGCGGATTCGCTGCGCACGATCTTCGACTTCGCGGAGGTGCCGGAGCCCGAGCGCGACTACATCGCCGCCGAGAAGTGGGTGTCCGACCGGGTGGTGCAGCTCTTCGACGGCGGCATCCCCTGGCAGCCCGGGGCCCGGGACACCCTCGACCTGCTCGCCGAGGCAGGGGTTCCACTGGTACTGGTCACCAACACGATCCGCGAGATCACCGAACACGCGCTCGGCACCTTGGGGCGTGAGCGCTTCGTCGGAACCGTATGCGGCGACGAGATCCCGAACCCCAAACCCGCCGCCGACCCGTACCTGCGGGGGGCCGAATTGGCCGGTGTCCCGGCGTCGGAGTGCATCGCCGTCGAAGATTCCCCCACGGGGGCACGCTCGGCACTCGCTGCGGGCTGCGCCGTTTTCACCGTGGGCCCGAACCCCGTGGCCGACGGCGCGCACCACCTCGGCACCCTCGCGGGCGCAGGGCTGCAGACCTTCAGCCGCTAA